In Aeromicrobium wangtongii, the DNA window TCGGCGACACCGAGGGCCGAAGCCATCGCGACCGCGGCGTCCGCTGCGTTGCCGCCGCGCTTGAGCACGTCCCGGCCGATCTTGCTGACGTTGGCGTCGACCGACGCGACCGCGCCACCGGTGCCCCGGGCGGTCGACTTGCTGCTGCCCGCCGCCGACGCGCTGGGCGGCGCTGCGACCAGGACGGCGGCGGCCACGGCGGTCGCGCTGGTGACAGCCACCAGACGCCGGGCGCGGCGGCGCGGTGAGCGGATGTGGACGACGGGCTCGATCATGGCTTCCCCCCGGAAGACGATGGTGACGTCTGCCGAGCGTACGACCGCTCAGCCCTCGTGGCTACCGCTGCGGGCTGAGACAATGGGTCGGTGGAGACCGCTCTGACATTCGTGACCCTGCTGGCCATCGTGGTGGCGGTCAGCGCGATCGCGGACAAGTTCTCGATGTCTCCACCGCTGGTGCTGATCGTGGTGGGGATCATCGGGTCGTACCTGAGCTTCGTGCCGGACTTCGAGCTGACGCCGGAGATCGTGCTGGTCGGCCTGCTGCCACCGCTGCTGTACGCCGCGGCGATCCGGACCTCGTTGATCGACTTCCGCGCCAATCTGCGCCCCATCGCCCTGTTGAGTATCGGGCTGGTGCTGTTCACGACGGTCGTGGTGGGCTTCCTGGTCTCGGCGCTGCTGGACGTGTCGCTGGCGGTCGGGTTCGCGCTGGGGGCGGTCGTGGCGCCACCCGACGCGGTCGCCGCGACGGCGATCGCCCGACGCGTGGGTCTGCCCCGACGCGTCGTGACGATCCTGGAGGGCGAGAGCTTGGTCAACGACGCGACGGCGATCGTCACGTTGCGGACGTCGATCGCGGCGATCGCGGGCACGGTCAGCGTCTGGCAGATCGGTGCGGGATTCGTCGTCTCTGCCGTGGGAGGCGTCCTCATCGGCCTGGCGGTGGCGTTCGTGGTCGGCAAGCTTCGCCGCCGGATCGAGGACAACCAGACCGATGTCGCCGTCTCCCTGCTGACGCCCTGGGTGGCGTACCTGCCGGCCGAGGAGATCCACGTCCCGGGACTGGACTCCCAGCCGTCCGGCGTGCTCGCGGTCGTGGTGGCGGGCGTCATCCTGGGGCACAAGTCACCGCTGATCCAGTCGGGCGGCTCCCGGCTGTTCGAGCGCACCAACTGGGCGACGATCTCGTACGTCCTGGAGAACTCGGTGTTCCTGCTGATCGGGCTGCAGATCCGGTCCATCGTCGACGCGATCGGCGACAGCGATCTCAGCGCGACCCGCATCACCATCTCGTGCGTCGCGGTGCTCGTGGCCGTCATCGTCCTGCGGTTCATCTGGGTGTTCCCAGCGACCTACCTGCCGCGGCTCATCCCGCGGATCGCCGAGGCCGAACC includes these proteins:
- a CDS encoding Na+/H+ antiporter, producing METALTFVTLLAIVVAVSAIADKFSMSPPLVLIVVGIIGSYLSFVPDFELTPEIVLVGLLPPLLYAAAIRTSLIDFRANLRPIALLSIGLVLFTTVVVGFLVSALLDVSLAVGFALGAVVAPPDAVAATAIARRVGLPRRVVTILEGESLVNDATAIVTLRTSIAAIAGTVSVWQIGAGFVVSAVGGVLIGLAVAFVVGKLRRRIEDNQTDVAVSLLTPWVAYLPAEEIHVPGLDSQPSGVLAVVVAGVILGHKSPLIQSGGSRLFERTNWATISYVLENSVFLLIGLQIRSIVDAIGDSDLSATRITISCVAVLVAVIVLRFIWVFPATYLPRLIPRIAEAEPRPSPRATFMVAWTGMRGVVTLAAVFLLPASTPEREVLVLMAFVVTVGTLLLQGLSLPMLVRKLNVPLPDRHEDHLQEATVFQAVTDAGMAFLDEQPEGSVSDAVMHRLRERATDRTNAVWERLGGVETPSAQYSRLRAAMLARERAELLRLRSIGTVDQSVLVGVMNALDVEESILDRQSEGETTADRETELRPTYDPDGACKHLAVACSVPQPRTPSGCEECLRDGTDWVHLRLCMECGHVGCCDSSTQRHATAHFHETGHPVMRSFEPGEAWRWCFVDEVTG